Proteins encoded in a region of the Hypomesus transpacificus isolate Combined female chromosome 17, fHypTra1, whole genome shotgun sequence genome:
- the ccdc47 gene encoding PAT complex subunit CCDC47, which translates to MQRLYLMLLPALLLLLVLPVSRGRYNDDFEEGEDQAEFDENDFAEFEDASEDATIETETAPPLRGSPSPLPAEDDEDEATVELEDGQDGFEDSEIQDQDIYSKYDQEEFEGIEDMEKTSPSFKDPLIIHTVPAHLQNSWESYYMEILMVTGLLAYIMNYIIGKNKNSRLAQAWFNSHRELLESNFALVGDDGTNKEAVSTGKLNQENEHIYNLWCSGRVCCEGMLIQLKFLKRQDLLNVLARMMRPVCDQVQIKVTLNDEDMDTFVFAVGTKKAMAKMQKDMQDLSEFCSDKPKSGSKYGLPESLAIISEMGEVTDGVMDSKMVHYVTNHADKIESIHFSDQFSGPKVMQEEGQPLKLPETKKTLQFTFNVPGMGNTSPKDMDSLLPLMNMVIYSIDKVKKLRLNREGKQKADKNRARVEENFLKQTHTQRQEAAQTRREEKKRAEKERIMNEEDPERQRRLEEAAQRREQKKIEKKQMKMKQIKVKAM; encoded by the exons CAAGTGAGGACGCCACAATCGAGACGGAAACGGCTCCTCCGCTGCGGGGTTCCCCGTCCCCGCTGCCCGCTGAGGACGACGAAGACGAGGCCAcggtggagctggaggacggCCAGGACGGCTTTGAGGACTCAGAGATACAG GACCAAGACATATATAGCAAATATGATCAAGAGGAGTTTGAGGGCAtcgaggacatggagaagaccAGCCCTTCGTTCAAGGACCCCCTCATCATTCATACG gttcctgCCCATTTGCAGAACAGCTGGGAGAGCTACTACATGGAGATCCTGATGGTGACGGGTCTGCTGGCCTACATCATGAACTACATCATCGGCAAGAACAAGAACAGTCGTCTGGCCCAGGCCTGGTTCAACTCCCACAGAGAACTTCTAGAGAGCAACTTTGCCCTCGTGG gtgaCGATGGTACCAACAAAGAGGCTGTGAGCACTGGGAAGCTCAACCAGGAGAACGAGCACATCTACAACCTGTGGTGCTCTGGACGCGTGTGCTGTGAGGGCATGCTGATCCAACTCAAG TTCCTGAAGAGGCAGGACCTGCTTAATGTGCTGGCCAGAATGATGAGACCAGTCTGTGATCAAGTG CAAATTAAAGTAACTCTGAATGACGAGGATATGGACACGTTTGTGTTTGCTGTGGGCACCAAGAAGGCCATGGCGAAGATGCAGAAGGATATGCAGGACCTG AGTGAGTTCTGCAGTGACAAGCCCAAGTCAGGGTCTAAGTATGGCCTTCCTGAGTCCCTGGCTATCATTTCAGAGATGGGCGAAGTCACAGATGGTGTGATGGACAGCAAG ATGGTACACTATGTCACCAACCATGCTGACAAGATTGAGTCCATCCACTTCTCGGACCAATTTTCTGGTCCAAAAGTTATGCAAGA GGAGGGTCAGCCCTTAAAGCTACCTGAGACGAAGAAGACACTGCAGTTTACATTTAATG TGCCTGGCATGGGCAACACGTCTCCCAAAGACATGgactctctgctccccctcatGAACATGGTGATCTACAGCATTGACAAGGTCAAGAAGCTCCGCCTCAACCGGGAG GGCAAGCAGAAGGCTGACAAAAACCGTGCCCGTGTGGAGGAGAACTTCCTGAAGCAGACCCACACTCAGCGCCAAGAAGCGGCCCAGACTCGccgggaggagaagaagagggcggAGAAGGAGCGCATCATGAACGAGGAGGACCCCGAGAGACAGCGCCGTTTGGAG GAGGCTGCTCAACGCCGTGAGCAGAAGAAAATCGAGAAGAAACAGATGAAGATGAAGCAAATCAAAGTGAAAGCCATGTGA